In one window of Oryza sativa Japonica Group chromosome 9, ASM3414082v1 DNA:
- the LOC107276877 gene encoding ankyrin repeat-containing protein At2g01680 — protein MILGWNKDLIKQADRHRGSTPLHVAASWGHHDVISLLLDADPSAAYQPDHDGAFPIHVAAYDGQVRAVSILLGLDNHRKCAGLCSGERRRRDLRGCAELRDGRGRSFLHVAVEEQRQSVVAYACKLGNLSPAVMNMQDDDGNTALHLAVKAGNMWIFNPLMERRQVELNLTNNKGETPLDISWIEKPVGVYFGLNQRVKIYKLLKDANAKQGNHRWDLFLKKHNKKVDEEVEGKKLTESTQTIGVGSVLIATVAFAAAFAPPGDYGDDGAPRLAGRYAFDVFIIANTLAFICAGLSVISLTYAGVAAVDMRTRMISFVFSASFMACSARSLGVAFAFGMYVVLAPVARTTAIAACVITGLALADVAWFVFVVAAGEVMLLKRLGIARAWWRLPFAIMATLLMQFWPYIVIVVVVLYSKIRGVH, from the exons ATGATACTAGGATGGAACAAGGATCTCATCAAGCAAGCCGACCGGCACAGAGGGAGCACGCCTCTCCACGTCGCGGCGTCATGGGGGCACCACGACGTCATCAGCTTGCTGCTCGATGCCGACCCATCGGCGGCGTACCAGCCTGACCACGACGGCGCGTTCCCGATCCATGTCGCCGCCTACGACGGCCAGGTCAGGGCCGTCTCCATCCTGCTCGGGCTCGACAACCACCGCAAGTGCGCCGGGCTGTGCTCGGGGGAGCGCAGGCGTCGAGACCTAAGAGGCTGCGCCGAGCTCCGTGACGGCCGCGGGCGGAGCTTCCTCCACGTCGCCGTCGAGGAGCAGCGGCAGTCCGTGGTCGCGTACGCCTGCAAGCTCGGGAACCTCTCGCCGGCGGTGATGAACATGCaggacgacgacggcaacaCGGCGCTGCACCTCGCCGTCAAGGCCGGCAACATGTGGATCTTCAACCCTCTCATGGAGAGACGCCAGGTCGAGCTCAACTTGACGAACAATAAGGGAGAAACCCCGCTTGATATTTCTTGGATCGAGAAACCAGTTGGTGTTTATTTCGGATTG AATCAACGGGTCAAGATATACAAGTTGCTGAAAGATGCCAACGCCAAGCAAGGTAATCACCGATGGGATCTCTTTCTCAAAAAACACAACAAGAAGGTAGACGAGGAGGTTGAAGGGAAGAAGCTGACGGAATCCACCCAAACCATCGGCGTCGGCTCGGTGCTGATCGCCACGGTGGCGTTCGCGGCGGCGTTCGCGCCGCCGGGCGACTacggcgacgatggcgcgcCGAGGCTGGCCGGCCGCTACGCCTTCGACGTGTTCATCATCGCCAACACGCTGGCGTTCATCTGCGCGGGGCTGTCCGTCATCAGCCTCACGTACGCCGGGGTGGCCGCCGTCGACATGCGCACCCGCATGATCTCCTTCGTCTTCTCGGCGTCGTTCATGGCGTGCTCGGCGAGGAGCCTCGGCGTGGCGTTCGCGTTCGGGATGTACGTCGTGCTGGCCCCCGTGGCACGCACGacggccatcgccgcctgcgTCATCACGGGGCTCGCGCTGGCCGACGTCGCGTGGTTCGTCTttgtggtggccgccggcgaggtgatGCTGCTCAAGAGGCTCGGGATTGCACGGGCGTGGTGGCGGCTGCCGTTCGCCATCATGGCCACCTTGCTGATGCAATTCTGGCCTTACATTGTGATTGTTGTCGTGGTGTTGTACTCCAAGATTAGGGGAGTACATTGA
- the LOC107278839 gene encoding ankyrin repeat-containing protein NPR4 — translation MDSKKTTTQSEPNDGVQAPHRPELLMAARHGDRDRLKRLLGTVSPPVALPVGEVVLHVEDVETVGVGVDDDDDAEPTAAVVTSAEAVTVALDSVLHVVASSGDEPAFLESATAVHARASHLLDAGNGKGDTPLHCAARAGMVRMVSHLLDLARRGGGGGVAGDAAARAFARRRNSKGETALHEAVRLGSKAMVEALMSADPELARVVAADGGSPLYLAVSLGRRDDIARLLHEHDRGLSYAGPDGNNALHAAVQKGKGN, via the coding sequence ATGGATTccaagaagacgacgacgcagAGCGAGCCGAACGATGGGGTGCAGGCGCCGCATCGTCCCGAGCTGCTCATGGCCGCCCGCCACGGCGATCGCGACCGGCTGAAACGTCTTCTTGGCAcggtgtcgccgccggtggcatTGCCGGTTGGGGAGGTCGTCCTCCATGTCGAGGACGTTGAAACCGTCGGTGTGggtgtcgacgacgacgacgacgccgagccTACAGCTGCGGTGGTAACATCGGCGGAGGCGGTCACCGTCGCGCTGGACTCCGTCCTCCACGTGGTGGCGTCCAGCGGCGACGAGCCCGCGTTCCTGGAGAGCGCGACGGCGGTCCACGCCAGGGCCAGCCACCTCCTCGACGCCGGCAACGGGAAGGGCGACACGCCGCTGCACTGCGCCGCCAGGGCCGGCATGGTCAGGATGGTCTCCCATCTCCTGGACCtggcgaggaggggcggcggcggcggcgtcgcgggcgacgcggcggcgagggcgttcGCGAGGAGGCGGAACAGCAAGGGAGAGACAGCGCTCCACGAGGCCGTCCGTCTGGGCAGCAAGGCGATGGTGGAGGCGCTGATGTCCGCCGACCCTGAGCTCGCCCGCGTcgtggcggccgacggcggctcgCCGTTGTACCTGGCCGTCTCGCTGGGGCGCCGCGACGACATTGCACGGCTGCTGCATGAGCACGACAGGGGGCTCTCGTACGCTGGACCGGACGGGAATAACGCCTTGCACGCCGCTGTTCAGAAAGGCAAAGGTAATtaa
- the LOC9268077 gene encoding uncharacterized protein isoform X2, translated as MEGTPNKSVQSFAGSRTEKSTGSSHHREAEQNDSFTRREYTCADFIEALRLIDQEAFKCSIVLNDFSMRANITEPSYRTVKLDGICSTFVSSVLAGGYTYTGEVATTDGDAKENAARVAIKSILVTRSNHMLESIRSNKPTGTTIQGEQSSQQTSAHPAVIFTPPASNNIPCAPHHHYMLHAPFAPLEQMQWRHPGTPQMVPVFPHEQIQWRHPTPVHMPFHPHEQMQCRQSPAPMPFLPREQMQWRHPAAPMPTFPPHEQMQWHNPVAQMAYLPPEQMQRNVPIVHTPSEMMQMWQLPQSISSSNPVLQNGLYSNTGGDDDMVVEVGSAEETMTLSGTKRKMDQTEEAEGKQAKISK; from the exons ATGGAGGGTACACCAAACAAATCAGTTCAAAGCTTCGCTGGCTCGAGAACTGAGAAATCTACCGGGTCTAGTCATCATAGAGAAGCAGAGCAAAATGACAGTTTTACAAGAAGGGAATATACTTGTGCTGATTTTATTGAAGCACTTCGCTTGATTGATCAG GAGGCATTCAAGTGTAGCATTGTTCTGAATGACTTCTCCATGCGAGCAAACATCACTGAACCATCTTACCGCACAGTGAAATTAGATGGTATCTGCTCAACCTTTGTTTCATCAGTTTTAGCTGGTGGATATACCTACACAGGTGAGGTTGCTACCACTGATGGAGATGCAAAGGAAAATGCAGCCCGTGTGGCGATCAAGTCAATCCTTG TTACTAGAAGCAACCACATGTTGGAGAGCATCAGGTCAAACAAACCAACAGGAACAACAATACAAGGAGAGCAGTCAAGCCAGCAGACAAGTGCCCATCCTGCAGTAATTTTCACCCCACCTGCTAGTAATAACATCCCTTGTGCTCCCCACCATCACTATATGCTGCATGCGCCATTTGCTCCTCTTGAACAGATGCAGTGGCGCCATCCTGGTACTCCACAGATGGTGCCGGTTTTTCCTCATGAACAGATACAGTGGCGCCATCCTACCCCAGTACATATGCCATTTCATCCCCATGAACAGATGCAATGCCGCCAATCCCCTGCACCAATGCCGTTTCTTCCCCGTGAACAGATGCAATGGCGCCATCCCGCTGCACCAATGCCAACATTTCCTCCCCATGAACAGATGCAATGGCATAATCCTGTTGCACAGATGGCATATCTTCCACCTGAACAGATGCAACGGAATGTTCCAATTGTACACACACCATCTGAAATGATGCAAATGTGGCAGCTTCCTCAATCAATATCCAGCTCTAATCCTGTGCTGCAAAATGGGCTTTACTCGAATACAGGTGGCGATGATGACATGGTAGTAGAGGTTGGTTCCGCTGAGGAGACTATGACTTTGAGTGGTACTAAGCGCAAAATGGACCAAACTGAAGAGGCAGAGGGCAAGCAGGCAAAGATCTCCAAGTAG
- the LOC9268077 gene encoding uncharacterized protein isoform X1, whose product MDLLCSEMEGTPNKSVQSFAGSRTEKSTGSSHHREAEQNDSFTRREYTCADFIEALRLIDQEAFKCSIVLNDFSMRANITEPSYRTVKLDGICSTFVSSVLAGGYTYTGEVATTDGDAKENAARVAIKSILVTRSNHMLESIRSNKPTGTTIQGEQSSQQTSAHPAVIFTPPASNNIPCAPHHHYMLHAPFAPLEQMQWRHPGTPQMVPVFPHEQIQWRHPTPVHMPFHPHEQMQCRQSPAPMPFLPREQMQWRHPAAPMPTFPPHEQMQWHNPVAQMAYLPPEQMQRNVPIVHTPSEMMQMWQLPQSISSSNPVLQNGLYSNTGGDDDMVVEVGSAEETMTLSGTKRKMDQTEEAEGKQAKISK is encoded by the exons ATGGAT TTGTTGTGCAGTGAAATGGAGGGTACACCAAACAAATCAGTTCAAAGCTTCGCTGGCTCGAGAACTGAGAAATCTACCGGGTCTAGTCATCATAGAGAAGCAGAGCAAAATGACAGTTTTACAAGAAGGGAATATACTTGTGCTGATTTTATTGAAGCACTTCGCTTGATTGATCAG GAGGCATTCAAGTGTAGCATTGTTCTGAATGACTTCTCCATGCGAGCAAACATCACTGAACCATCTTACCGCACAGTGAAATTAGATGGTATCTGCTCAACCTTTGTTTCATCAGTTTTAGCTGGTGGATATACCTACACAGGTGAGGTTGCTACCACTGATGGAGATGCAAAGGAAAATGCAGCCCGTGTGGCGATCAAGTCAATCCTTG TTACTAGAAGCAACCACATGTTGGAGAGCATCAGGTCAAACAAACCAACAGGAACAACAATACAAGGAGAGCAGTCAAGCCAGCAGACAAGTGCCCATCCTGCAGTAATTTTCACCCCACCTGCTAGTAATAACATCCCTTGTGCTCCCCACCATCACTATATGCTGCATGCGCCATTTGCTCCTCTTGAACAGATGCAGTGGCGCCATCCTGGTACTCCACAGATGGTGCCGGTTTTTCCTCATGAACAGATACAGTGGCGCCATCCTACCCCAGTACATATGCCATTTCATCCCCATGAACAGATGCAATGCCGCCAATCCCCTGCACCAATGCCGTTTCTTCCCCGTGAACAGATGCAATGGCGCCATCCCGCTGCACCAATGCCAACATTTCCTCCCCATGAACAGATGCAATGGCATAATCCTGTTGCACAGATGGCATATCTTCCACCTGAACAGATGCAACGGAATGTTCCAATTGTACACACACCATCTGAAATGATGCAAATGTGGCAGCTTCCTCAATCAATATCCAGCTCTAATCCTGTGCTGCAAAATGGGCTTTACTCGAATACAGGTGGCGATGATGACATGGTAGTAGAGGTTGGTTCCGCTGAGGAGACTATGACTTTGAGTGGTACTAAGCGCAAAATGGACCAAACTGAAGAGGCAGAGGGCAAGCAGGCAAAGATCTCCAAGTAG
- the LOC4346762 gene encoding uncharacterized protein — MSISPRFLAVAAVLAGAMYSAATVAADTPGGSCPYPCLPPPIAGGAVNSYPPPPPAGSSSSSSSGGGDGGAGGLFGGTYPPPPPGVMPGAFAPPFGGGFPYGPAPPPPNPILPWFPWYYQHNNPITGSTTSAAAVGRTPASMVTTVVLLPLFLVALLRVL; from the coding sequence ATGTCGATCAGTCCACGCTTcttggccgtcgccgccgtcctcgccggcgcgaTGTACTCCGCCGCGACGGTGGCCGCGGACACGCCGGGCGGCAGCTGCCCGTACCCGTGCCTCCCGCCGCCGATCGCCGGTGGCGCGGTGAACAGctaccctccgccgccgcccgcggggagtagtagcagcagcagctcaggtggaggcgatggcggcgccggcgggttgTTTGGCGGGAcctacccgccgccgccgcccggggtGATGCCTGGGGCCTTCGCTCCGCCGTTCGGCGGCGGGTTCCCGTAcgggccagcgccgccgccgcccaacccGATCCTGCCGTGGTTCCCGTGGTACTACCAGCACAACAACCCCATCACCGggtcgacgacgtcggcggcggcggtgggccggacgccggcgagcatgGTCACGACGGTGGTGTTGCTCCCGCTGTTCTTGGTTGCTCTTCTTCGTGTGCTGTAG